In one window of Pleomorphomonas sp. T1.2MG-36 DNA:
- the alsC gene encoding D-allose ABC transporter permease produces the protein MSQRVKLGKLWDIYGTLCILLVIVVLFSALSPTYFTRPENIVQIFLQSSITIMIALGEFFPILIAGIDLSVGAVLALTGMITAQLMVAGFDPTLAVLLGGVGGGLVLGAINGLLVNFTGLHPFIITLGTNAIFRGVTMIISGASPVFGFSYDFVNTVTGFVGFVPVPVIFALSFAVVLWFFTAKTRLGRNIYAVGGNKESAFYSGIDVKLHTLIVFMISGLCAGLAGVLSIARLGAAEPAAGTGFETYAIAAVIIGGTSFFGGKGRIPSVVIGGLIIGTINNGLNILRVPTFYQLVVMGGLIISAVALDRLIGRMR, from the coding sequence ATGAGCCAGCGCGTGAAACTTGGCAAACTCTGGGACATCTACGGGACGCTCTGCATCCTGCTGGTGATCGTGGTGCTGTTCAGCGCCTTGTCTCCCACCTATTTCACCCGCCCCGAAAACATCGTGCAGATCTTCCTGCAGAGTTCGATCACCATCATGATCGCGCTCGGCGAGTTCTTCCCGATCCTGATCGCCGGCATCGACCTGTCGGTCGGCGCGGTTCTGGCGCTCACCGGCATGATCACCGCCCAGCTGATGGTGGCCGGCTTCGATCCGACGCTGGCGGTGCTGCTGGGTGGCGTCGGCGGCGGTCTGGTGCTCGGCGCGATCAACGGCCTGCTGGTCAACTTTACCGGCCTGCATCCGTTCATCATCACTCTTGGCACCAATGCCATCTTCCGTGGCGTGACAATGATCATCTCCGGTGCCAGTCCGGTGTTCGGCTTCTCCTACGACTTCGTGAATACGGTCACCGGCTTCGTCGGCTTCGTACCGGTGCCTGTCATCTTTGCGCTGTCGTTTGCCGTCGTGCTCTGGTTTTTCACCGCCAAGACGCGCCTCGGCCGCAATATCTACGCGGTCGGTGGCAACAAGGAATCGGCCTTCTATTCGGGCATCGACGTCAAGCTGCACACGTTGATCGTCTTCATGATCTCCGGCCTCTGCGCCGGTCTTGCCGGCGTGCTGTCCATCGCCCGCCTCGGCGCTGCCGAGCCGGCGGCCGGCACCGGCTTTGAGACCTACGCCATCGCGGCGGTGATCATCGGCGGCACCAGCTTCTTCGGCGGCAAGGGACGCATCCCCTCCGTGGTAATCGGCGGCCTGATCATCGGCACCATCAACAACGGCCTCAACATCCTGCGCGTTCCCACCTTCTACCAGTTGGTGGTGATGGGCGGACTGATCATCTCGGCCGTGGCGCTCGACCGCCTGATCGGCCGCATGCGCTGA
- a CDS encoding sugar ABC transporter ATP-binding protein, with amino-acid sequence MSNLAPNTAGPAGTEAVAPIVRMVGIEKHFNNVSVLKGVNLDIRPGEVHVLLGENGAGKSTLMKILTGIHEPTGGDIVLDGVSHALVTPRQASEAGISIIYQELSVINELSALENLFVGRLPVKRRLGVPVVDWKLMEAEARTIIGRLGLGSLDLHKPVGEMPIAHRQIIEIAKSLMKNVRVLVMDEPTSSLTSVETERLFALVRQLKAEGTAILFISHKLDEVREIGDTFSVLKDGVSTGHGRIADFTNDDLVRMMVGRVVKQRFLAEGTIDRTATPVLKIENVTSADHKRVRDVSFEVHHGEVLGFAGLVGSGRTDLMNCLFGAEPRAAGKIILNGADITPKNPVEAVKSGMAYLTENRRQTGFTPNFTIEGNIAVTKSVKDAPLRGTWGLVDRKAERVIAEEQRKQLSIRCAGIDQSILELSGGNQQKVLVGKWMSIAPSVIIFDEPTRGIDVGAKSQIHEIIRTLANAGKAVIMVSSELPEILAVCDRVAVFRNGRIMDVLDGATATEESILSVAMRDGK; translated from the coding sequence ATGTCAAATCTGGCTCCGAACACCGCCGGCCCAGCCGGCACCGAAGCGGTCGCCCCGATCGTCCGTATGGTCGGCATCGAGAAGCATTTCAACAACGTATCGGTGCTGAAGGGTGTCAACCTCGACATCCGCCCCGGCGAGGTGCACGTCCTTTTGGGCGAGAACGGCGCCGGCAAATCGACGCTGATGAAGATCCTGACCGGCATTCATGAGCCGACCGGCGGCGACATCGTGCTGGATGGCGTGTCACACGCGTTGGTGACGCCGCGTCAGGCCAGCGAGGCCGGTATTTCGATCATCTATCAGGAGCTGTCCGTCATCAACGAGCTGTCGGCGCTCGAAAATCTGTTCGTCGGGCGACTGCCAGTGAAGCGCCGCCTCGGCGTGCCGGTGGTCGACTGGAAGCTGATGGAAGCGGAAGCGCGGACGATCATCGGACGGCTGGGCCTCGGCAGCCTCGACCTTCACAAGCCAGTCGGCGAAATGCCGATCGCCCACCGCCAGATCATCGAAATCGCCAAGTCGCTGATGAAGAACGTGCGCGTGCTCGTCATGGACGAGCCGACGTCGTCGCTGACCTCGGTGGAGACCGAGCGGCTGTTCGCACTCGTTCGCCAGCTCAAGGCGGAAGGCACCGCCATCCTGTTCATTTCCCACAAGCTCGACGAGGTGCGCGAGATCGGCGACACCTTCTCGGTGCTCAAGGACGGCGTTTCCACCGGCCATGGCCGCATCGCCGACTTCACCAACGACGACCTCGTTCGCATGATGGTCGGCCGCGTCGTCAAGCAGCGCTTCCTGGCGGAGGGGACGATCGACCGCACAGCAACGCCGGTGCTGAAGATCGAGAACGTTACCAGCGCCGACCACAAACGGGTCCGCGATGTCAGCTTCGAAGTGCACCATGGCGAGGTGCTGGGCTTTGCCGGCCTCGTCGGTTCCGGCCGCACCGACCTCATGAACTGCCTGTTCGGTGCCGAACCGCGCGCCGCCGGCAAGATCATTCTCAACGGCGCCGACATCACGCCCAAGAACCCCGTCGAGGCGGTGAAGTCGGGCATGGCCTACCTCACCGAGAACCGGCGCCAGACCGGGTTCACCCCCAACTTCACCATCGAAGGCAACATCGCCGTCACCAAGTCGGTGAAGGACGCGCCGCTTCGCGGCACCTGGGGCCTCGTCGATCGCAAGGCCGAGCGGGTGATCGCCGAGGAGCAGCGCAAGCAACTCTCCATCCGCTGCGCCGGCATCGACCAGAGCATTCTGGAGCTCTCGGGCGGGAACCAGCAGAAGGTGCTGGTCGGCAAATGGATGTCGATCGCTCCCTCCGTCATCATCTTCGACGAACCGACGCGCGGCATCGACGTCGGCGCCAAGTCGCAGATCCACGAAATCATTCGGACGCTCGCCAACGCCGGCAAGGCGGTGATCATGGTGTCGTCCGAACTCCCCGAAATCCTGGCCGTCTGCGACCGCGTCGCTGTGTTCCGCAACGGTCGCATCATGGACGTCCTCGACGGTGCCACGGCAACCGAGGAGTCCATTCTGAGCGTCGCAATGAGGGACGGCAAATGA
- the alsB gene encoding D-allose transporter substrate-binding protein — MKIRGLLIATVAAASMFGFSASAMAADYAIVLKTLSNPFWVQMKDGIEAKAKELGVEVDIVASPSEEDFQAQLQLFEDMLNRDYKGFGFAPLSPVNLVNPAAAAYKKGKPIVNIDEKVDMKALEAAGATVEAFVTTDNVKVGEKGAKFIIDQLGAEGGEVAIVEGKAGNASGQARHDGAKAAFEATSNVKLVASQPADWDRLKALDVATNILQSSPDLKAFYCANDTMALGVMQAVQNAGKAGKVLVVGTDGAPEAREMVAAGRLTATVAQDPAKVGATSLELLVNAVKAGKLTPVGTEPKFVAVDSVLVTK; from the coding sequence ATGAAAATCAGAGGCTTGCTCATCGCGACCGTCGCCGCCGCCAGCATGTTTGGCTTTTCCGCCAGCGCCATGGCCGCAGACTACGCCATCGTCCTCAAGACGCTGTCCAACCCGTTCTGGGTGCAGATGAAGGACGGCATCGAGGCCAAGGCCAAGGAGCTCGGCGTTGAGGTCGACATCGTTGCCTCGCCGTCCGAGGAGGACTTCCAGGCTCAGCTGCAGCTGTTCGAGGACATGCTGAACCGCGATTACAAGGGCTTCGGCTTTGCGCCGCTGTCGCCGGTCAATCTGGTCAACCCGGCCGCAGCCGCCTACAAGAAGGGCAAGCCGATCGTCAACATCGACGAGAAGGTCGACATGAAGGCCCTCGAGGCCGCCGGCGCCACCGTCGAAGCCTTCGTCACCACCGACAACGTCAAGGTTGGTGAGAAGGGTGCCAAGTTCATCATCGACCAGCTCGGCGCCGAGGGCGGCGAAGTCGCCATCGTCGAAGGCAAGGCCGGCAACGCTTCGGGCCAGGCTCGCCATGACGGCGCCAAGGCGGCCTTCGAGGCCACCTCGAACGTCAAGCTCGTCGCCAGCCAGCCGGCTGACTGGGATCGTCTGAAGGCGCTCGACGTCGCTACCAACATCCTGCAGTCGTCGCCCGACCTGAAGGCCTTCTACTGCGCCAACGACACCATGGCGCTCGGCGTCATGCAGGCGGTGCAGAATGCCGGCAAGGCCGGCAAGGTGCTGGTGGTCGGCACCGACGGTGCTCCGGAAGCCCGCGAGATGGTGGCAGCCGGTCGCCTGACCGCCACTGTCGCCCAGGACCCGGCCAAGGTCGGCGCCACCAGCCTTGAGCTGCTGGTCAATGCCGTCAAGGCTGGCAAGCTGACGCCGGTTGGCACCGAGCCCAAGTTTGTCGCGGTGGATTCGGTTCTCGTCACCAAGTGA
- the alsR gene encoding transcriptional repressor AlsR → MTNKERAGHQKESKTRDHMAVAAHIRMLLPALSQGEQTVALWLLERGNLTNNPKIGEVAAALGISEAMVVKVARRLGYGGFKDLRADLMAYYANLRVEFDEELRREDSIPQIVRKVFATERSALEEVESILDIDAITEAARIFIKARHRDLYGVGGSATVCADASHKFLRIGIRSSVFSDAHLIAMSASLLEEGDAALVVSHSGESKDVILGAEVARAAGAKVITITNSIASTLARNSDVVLCAPAKEAPLMGQNAAARIAQLAILDTMFICLAREDYETAERNLNKVLTSVAVYSTNDRGRTERRGTPRADKNSPDGVQPAKETARKRVEL, encoded by the coding sequence ATGACGAACAAAGAGCGGGCCGGCCACCAGAAAGAGAGCAAAACCCGGGACCATATGGCGGTCGCGGCGCATATCCGTATGCTGCTACCTGCGCTTTCACAGGGGGAGCAGACTGTTGCCCTCTGGTTGTTAGAACGCGGGAATTTGACGAATAACCCGAAGATCGGTGAAGTCGCTGCGGCGCTTGGCATTTCCGAAGCGATGGTCGTCAAGGTGGCGCGGCGACTGGGCTACGGCGGGTTCAAGGATCTGCGCGCCGACCTCATGGCCTATTATGCCAACCTGCGGGTGGAATTCGACGAAGAGCTCAGGCGGGAGGATTCCATCCCGCAGATCGTGCGCAAGGTGTTCGCAACGGAGCGTTCGGCCCTCGAAGAGGTGGAAAGCATCCTCGACATCGACGCCATCACCGAGGCCGCGCGTATCTTCATCAAGGCGCGTCACCGCGACCTCTACGGCGTCGGCGGCTCGGCCACCGTCTGTGCCGACGCTTCGCACAAGTTCCTGAGGATCGGCATCCGTTCGAGCGTATTCTCCGACGCGCACCTGATCGCCATGTCGGCAAGCCTTCTCGAAGAAGGCGACGCGGCGCTGGTGGTTTCTCACTCGGGCGAATCCAAGGACGTCATCCTCGGCGCGGAAGTCGCCCGCGCCGCCGGCGCCAAGGTGATCACCATCACCAACTCGATCGCTTCGACACTGGCCCGCAATTCGGATGTCGTGCTGTGCGCGCCGGCCAAGGAAGCCCCGCTCATGGGGCAGAACGCCGCCGCCCGCATCGCCCAGCTCGCCATCCTCGACACGATGTTCATCTGCCTGGCGCGTGAAGACTACGAAACCGCCGAGCGCAATCTGAACAAGGTGCTGACCTCCGTCGCCGTCTACTCGACGAACGATCGTGGCCGGACCGAAAGACGCGGCACGCCCCGCGCTGACAAAAATTCGCCGGACGGCGTTCAGCCGGCGAAGGAAACCGCAAGGAAAAGGGTGGAGTTATGA
- the katG gene encoding catalase/peroxidase HPI: MDKVDHHGAGKCPVMHGVSPNAISAGRSNRDWWPNQLNLRILHQHSSLSDPMGPDFVYAEAFKKLDLSAVNADLHALMTDSQSWWPADWGHYGPLFIRMAWHSAGTYRLMDGRGGGGTGNQRFAPLNSWPDNVNLDKARRLLWPIKRKYGNSLSWADLMILAGNCALESMGFKTFGFGGGRADIWEPEEDIYWGAESEWLGDKRYSGERDLENPLAAVQMGLIYVNPEGPNGNPDPVASGRDVRETFARMAMNDEETVALVAGGHTFGKCHGAGDPTLVGPEPEAAPLEAMGLGWRNAFGSGRGVHTTSSGIEGAWKKNPTRWDMGYLNTLFGYEWELVRSPAGAYQWLAKDVAEEDLIPDAHDPTLKHRPMMTTADLSLRFDPIYGPIARRFRDDPAAFADAFARAWFKLTHRDMGPKVRYLGPEVPTEDLIWQDPVPPVDHDLVDAGDIAALKAKALASGLTVSELVSTAWASASTFRGSDMRGGANGARVRLAPQKDWEVNEPARLARALSMLEGIRLAFNASTPRPISLADLIVLAGTAAVEEAARKAGYTVDVPFSPGRTDATQEQTDVPSFVVMEPYADAFRNYAKAGRPVATEELMVDRAQLLTLTAPEMTVLVGGLRVLGANWGGTQHGVFTDRPGVLSTDFFVHLVDMGTEWRPMAEGEETLFEGRDRASGVVEWTATRVDLAFGANSQLRALAEAYAQDDAGEKFVRDFAKAWVKVMNADRFDLA, encoded by the coding sequence ATGGACAAGGTTGATCATCACGGCGCCGGCAAGTGTCCGGTCATGCATGGGGTCAGTCCCAATGCGATTTCCGCCGGCCGATCCAATCGGGACTGGTGGCCGAACCAGCTGAATCTCCGAATCCTGCATCAGCATTCCAGCCTTTCGGATCCAATGGGACCGGATTTCGTCTACGCCGAGGCGTTCAAGAAGCTGGATCTCTCGGCCGTGAACGCCGACCTCCACGCCTTGATGACCGACAGCCAATCCTGGTGGCCGGCGGACTGGGGCCACTACGGTCCGCTGTTCATCCGCATGGCGTGGCACAGTGCCGGCACCTACCGGCTGATGGATGGCCGTGGTGGCGGCGGCACCGGCAACCAGCGCTTCGCCCCGCTCAACAGCTGGCCTGACAACGTCAACCTCGACAAGGCCCGGCGGCTGCTGTGGCCGATCAAACGCAAATACGGCAACAGCCTGTCCTGGGCCGACCTGATGATCCTGGCCGGCAACTGCGCCCTGGAATCAATGGGCTTCAAGACCTTCGGCTTCGGTGGCGGCCGCGCGGACATCTGGGAGCCGGAAGAGGACATCTATTGGGGCGCCGAGAGCGAATGGCTCGGCGACAAGCGCTACAGTGGCGAGCGCGACCTCGAAAACCCGCTGGCCGCCGTGCAGATGGGTCTTATCTACGTCAACCCGGAAGGGCCGAACGGCAATCCCGATCCGGTGGCTTCGGGGCGCGACGTGCGCGAGACCTTCGCCCGCATGGCGATGAACGACGAGGAGACGGTGGCGCTCGTCGCCGGAGGCCACACTTTCGGCAAATGCCACGGCGCCGGCGATCCGACACTGGTCGGTCCCGAGCCGGAGGCCGCGCCGCTGGAGGCGATGGGGCTCGGCTGGAGGAACGCCTTCGGATCCGGCAGGGGGGTACACACCACAAGCAGCGGCATCGAAGGTGCCTGGAAGAAAAACCCGACCAGATGGGACATGGGCTACCTCAACACCCTGTTCGGCTACGAGTGGGAACTGGTGAGAAGTCCGGCGGGGGCCTATCAGTGGCTGGCCAAGGACGTCGCCGAGGAAGACCTCATTCCAGACGCTCACGACCCCACGCTCAAGCACCGGCCGATGATGACGACCGCCGACCTGTCGTTGCGCTTCGACCCGATCTACGGGCCGATCGCCCGGCGGTTCCGCGACGACCCCGCCGCTTTCGCCGATGCCTTTGCCCGCGCCTGGTTCAAGCTGACCCACCGCGACATGGGCCCGAAGGTGCGCTATCTCGGACCGGAAGTACCGACGGAAGACCTGATCTGGCAGGATCCGGTTCCACCTGTCGACCACGATCTGGTCGATGCCGGCGACATCGCCGCGCTCAAGGCGAAGGCGCTCGCCTCGGGGCTCACCGTTTCCGAGCTGGTCTCGACCGCCTGGGCGTCCGCCTCGACCTTCCGCGGGTCCGACATGCGTGGAGGTGCCAATGGCGCCCGCGTTCGGCTTGCCCCGCAGAAGGACTGGGAGGTGAATGAGCCGGCACGGCTCGCCCGCGCACTTTCGATGCTGGAAGGCATCCGGCTGGCGTTCAATGCGTCGACTCCCCGTCCGATCTCGCTGGCCGATCTGATCGTCCTCGCCGGGACGGCGGCCGTGGAGGAAGCGGCGAGAAAAGCCGGATACACGGTTGACGTACCTTTCTCGCCAGGGCGCACCGACGCGACGCAGGAGCAGACGGACGTGCCGTCCTTCGTGGTGATGGAACCCTACGCCGACGCCTTCCGCAACTACGCGAAGGCCGGGCGGCCGGTCGCGACCGAGGAACTGATGGTCGACCGGGCCCAACTGCTGACCCTGACCGCTCCGGAGATGACCGTCCTTGTCGGCGGGCTGCGCGTCCTTGGCGCCAACTGGGGCGGAACCCAGCATGGCGTCTTCACCGACCGGCCCGGCGTTCTCAGCACCGACTTCTTCGTCCATCTCGTCGACATGGGAACCGAATGGAGGCCGATGGCCGAGGGCGAAGAGACGCTGTTCGAAGGGCGCGATAGGGCAAGCGGCGTGGTGGAGTGGACCGCCACGCGCGTCGATCTGGCATTCGGCGCCAACTCCCAGCTGAGGGCACTGGCCGAAGCCTATGCCCAGGATGATGCAGGCGAGAAGTTCGTGCGCGACTTTGCCAAGGCCTGGGTCAAGGTCATGAACGCCGACCGATTCGACCTCGCCTGA
- a CDS encoding phospholipase D-like domain-containing protein: protein MAWTEHLALVYFLIEWSIRLVMVVVVPLRRQPEAARSWLLLVFFLPLPALVLYRLIGRSRFPAWRQQRFAEAAVIRRRLAASLPRPAQPVPGIAELAERLGEFPVTGASSLALIGDYEQSIDRLVADIDTAEASVHLLTYIFADDVTGLKVAAALGRAARRGVDARVLIDAIGSRPWARRIQAILAADGVQCRLALPVRWWTTVRRARADLRNHRKIAVIDGRLAYVGSQNIVDRDFRRGIVNDELVARVEGPAAAAVAAVFASDWYLETREILPAPPTPDVALSPVQIMPSGPDYGVPGFERLLVALIHAAETQVTLVSPYLIPDEALLAALQTAAYRGVVIDLVVSRVVDQRLVRLAQRSFYDELMSMGVRIHRYRAHLLHAKHVSIDGRIGVVGSGNADLRSFMLNAEVSMLLYDPAQVAELVARQAECMALSDRLDLYEWRRRPMVLSLAENLARLVSPLL, encoded by the coding sequence TTGGCTTGGACCGAGCATCTGGCGCTCGTCTACTTCCTGATCGAATGGTCGATCCGCTTGGTCATGGTGGTGGTCGTCCCCCTGCGCCGCCAGCCCGAGGCGGCGCGCAGCTGGCTGCTGCTGGTGTTCTTCCTGCCGTTGCCGGCCCTTGTCCTCTATCGCCTGATCGGGCGCTCGCGTTTTCCCGCCTGGCGGCAGCAGCGCTTTGCCGAAGCCGCCGTCATCCGGCGACGCTTGGCGGCATCCCTGCCGCGACCGGCCCAGCCGGTGCCCGGAATCGCCGAACTTGCAGAACGACTTGGCGAGTTTCCGGTGACCGGTGCGTCTAGCCTGGCGCTGATCGGCGACTACGAGCAATCGATCGACCGCCTTGTGGCCGATATCGACACGGCCGAGGCCAGCGTTCATTTGCTGACCTACATCTTTGCAGACGATGTCACCGGCCTGAAGGTGGCTGCCGCGCTCGGCCGTGCGGCTCGTCGCGGTGTCGATGCGCGCGTGCTGATCGACGCCATCGGCTCTCGTCCATGGGCGCGGCGAATACAGGCCATCCTCGCGGCCGATGGAGTGCAATGCCGGCTTGCCTTGCCGGTCCGCTGGTGGACGACGGTCCGGCGGGCGCGGGCAGACCTGCGCAATCACCGCAAGATCGCGGTGATCGACGGCCGCCTCGCCTACGTCGGCTCGCAGAACATCGTCGATCGCGATTTTCGTCGCGGCATCGTCAACGACGAACTGGTGGCCCGCGTCGAGGGACCGGCGGCGGCGGCCGTGGCGGCTGTCTTCGCCAGCGATTGGTATCTCGAAACCCGCGAGATCCTGCCGGCGCCACCGACACCGGACGTGGCGCTCTCTCCCGTTCAGATCATGCCGAGCGGGCCGGATTACGGCGTGCCGGGCTTCGAACGCCTGCTGGTCGCTCTCATCCATGCCGCCGAAACGCAGGTGACGCTGGTCAGTCCCTATCTGATACCCGACGAGGCGTTGCTCGCGGCCCTTCAGACGGCGGCCTATCGCGGCGTCGTCATCGACCTCGTCGTTTCCCGCGTGGTGGACCAGAGGCTGGTGCGCCTCGCCCAGCGTTCGTTCTACGACGAACTGATGTCGATGGGTGTGCGCATCCACCGCTATCGCGCCCATCTCCTTCACGCCAAGCACGTGTCGATCGACGGCCGGATCGGCGTCGTGGGCTCGGGCAACGCCGACCTCAGGTCCTTCATGCTCAACGCCGAGGTCAGCATGCTGCTCTACGACCCGGCGCAGGTTGCCGAACTGGTTGCCCGTCAAGCCGAGTGCATGGCCTTGAGCGATCGCCTGGATCTCTATGAGTGGCGGCGGCGGCCGATGGTGTTGAGTCTTGCCGAAAATCTGGCGCGGCTGGTCAGTCCGCTGCTCTGA